From Lagenorhynchus albirostris chromosome 10, mLagAlb1.1, whole genome shotgun sequence, the proteins below share one genomic window:
- the RAB44 gene encoding ras-related protein Rab-44: MENGQRVPRKSRKLGSSRRRQMREPADGQDASVAPEPESWSSQSAAELQGFFQDCGAKERGFVTREDLAVAKFSFLDSKEEPGMIFDWVDVERKGRLSLEEFSSGLKSIFGSSPSTHKLHRRRPQSFKRGSVATSFPVQEEADAEEKEAFFAFMEQLEASHSLPEQAEIWQLWKKLQQEEPQLAGNLEGFLAKMNSRLQEARTDKEVLELTLRKRDSDHHREVQQLYEEMEQQIRQEKQQLQAESDARGLALSSQMQEVLEAKERAVQRLTEGQKELEAQLYRLSSTHQEASSENQQLREAQRDLAGRLEEVRGQLQVTREHLNATKGRVSWQMEEEPSVPRAGEEKASVSSEEAPLPGLTGDSDDWDQLLSSFSSTRLSALQLSRSPPPAPRASSGPRTPQAVRQISIPEPRASLFGQEPPSDPDGSPGSPPGVPSGTEEEKGVNPEGQDISPEQTGEPPSLEPKEESGPSPGVHFRWGLPGAPAWESGGLVAAVLEVLIPLEDGAPPHVTSPPPQAPAGPSEQFQASYPDDEGSGPGPVPAKPPRQREALHQDPHAAGSEPGLGSSGAGALTAGLDEPSQGLEPVGQVLTERLEQGKLSPDAQGGCPGGLQEAHSQVLGPEGLPALPHQSPEEEPRADERKAGDQGGQDFRSELSVEAHGLKTGHPELPQHDSPPAPLPPDRTQAQAEAQAPAPEKPSPSRGSPRTGAQPGDAAGPQEPTQTLPSRAELEAQPRPQPTTAHAVEEPGPLQSREPRAENSPEDPGMDSGGIGLTPSPGGCTASEPLANPDYAFHVIFLGDSNVGKTSFLHLLHQNTFATGLTATVGVDFRVINLLVDNKRFVLQLWDTAGQERYHSMTRQLLRKADGVVLMYDVTSQESFTHVRYWLDCLQDAVSDSVVILLLGNKTDCEEDRQVSTKAGQQLAQELGVSFGECSAALGHNILEPVVNLARSLKMQEDRLKGSLVEVAPERPPKRAGCCS; encoded by the exons ATGGAGAATGGACAGAGAGTGCCCCGAAAGAGCCGGAAGCTAGGCTCCAGCCGCCGGCGGCAGATGCGAGAGCCAGCTGATGGCCAGGATGCCTCTGTGGCCCCCGAGCCAGAGTCCTGGTCCTCCCAGTCAGCTGCAGAACTGCAGGGCTTCTTCCAGGACTGTGGTGCCAAGGAGAGGGGCTTTGTCACTCGAGAGGATCTGGCG GTGGCCAAGTTCAGCTTCCTGGACAGCAAGGAGGAGCCAGGGATGATCTTTGACTGGGTGGATGTGGAGCGGAAGGGACGCCTCTCCCTTGAAGAATTCAGCTCTGGGCTCA AGAGCATCTTTGGCTCTAGCCCGAGCACCCACAAGCTCCACAGAAGGAGGCCACAGTCCTTCAAGCGAGGATCTGTAGCCACCAGCTTCCCAGTGCAGGAGGAGGCCGACGCTGAGGAGAAGGAGGCGTTCTTTGCCTTCATGGAGCAACTGGAAGCCAGCCACTCACTTCCCGA GCAGGCAGAAATCTGGCAGCTATGGAAGAAGCTGCAGCAGGAGGAGCCCCAGCTGGCAGGCAACCTGGAGGGCTTTCTGGCCAAGATGAACAGTCGCCTGCAGGAAGCACGGACTGACAAGGAGGTTCTGGAACTGACCCTGAGGAA gAGGGACTCTGACCACCATCGCGAGGTCCAGCAGCTCTATGAGGAGATGGAGCAGCAAATCCGGcaggagaagcagcagctgcAGGCTGAG AGCGACGCCCGGGGCCTGGCCCTCAGCTCCCAGATGCAGGAGGTCCTGGAGGCCAAGGAACGCGCGGTGCAGCGCCTGACTGAGGGCCAGAAGGAG CTGGAGGCCCAGCTCTACCGCCTCAGCAGCACACACCAGGAGGCCAGCTCGGAGAACCAGCAGCTTCGGGAGGCCCAGCGTGACCTGGCTGGGAGGCTGGAAGAGGTGCGGGGGCAGCTGCAGGTGACCAGGGAGCACCTGAACGCCACCAAGGGCCGTGTGTCCTGGCAGATGGAGGAGGAACCGAG TGTCCCCAGAGCAGGTGAGGAGaaggcctcagtctcctctgagGAGGCTCCCCTGCCTGGACTGACTGGGGACAGCGATGACTGGGACCAGCTCCTCAGCAGCTTCAGCAGCACCCGCCTCAGTGCCCTGCAGCTCTCCAGGAGCCCACCCCCAGCTCCGAGAGCCTCCTCAGGCCCCCGGACACCCCAAGCGGTCAGGCAGATCTCCATCCCGGAGCCGCGTGCTTCTCTCTTTGGTCAGGAGCCACCTTCAGATCCAGATGGGTCTCCAGGAAGCCCCCCTGGGGTGCCTTCCGGgactgaggaagagaaaggagtgaACCCAGAGGGGCAGGACATCAGCCCAGAGCAGACTGGAGAGCCCCCCAGCCTGGAACCTAAGGAGGAGTCAGGGCCTAGCCCTGGGGTCCACTTCCGCTGGGGGCTTCCAGGGGCTCCAGCTTGGGAGTCAGGGGGCCTGGTGGCAGCTGTGCTCGAAGTGCTCATTCCTTTGGAGGATGGGGCCCCTCCTCATGtgacctctccccctccccaggccccagctgggcCCAGTGAACAGTTCCAGGCCTCATACCCAGATGACGAGGGCTCCGGGCCTGGGCCTGTCCCAGCCAAGCCACCCAGGCAGAGAGAGGCCCTCCATCAGGACCCACATGCCGCTGGATCTGAGCCAGGGCTGGGGTCCTCAGGAGCCGGAGCTCTCACAGCAGGGCTGGATGAGCCCTCCCAGGGCCTGGAGCCTGTGGGTCAGGTTCTCACTGAGAGATTGGAGCAGGGCAAGCTGAGCCCAGATGCACAGGGGGGCTGTCCTGGGGGACTACAGGAAGCTCACAGCCAGGTCCTTGGGCCTGAAGGGCTGCCTGCCCTACCCCACCAGAGTCCGGAAGAGGAGCCCAGGGCTGACGAAAGGAAAGCAGGGGACCAGGGAGGGCAGGATTTCAGGTCAGAGCTGTCCGTTGAGGCTCATGGCCTGAAAACTGGGCACCCGGAACTCCCCCAGCACGATTCCCCACCTGCTCCTCTCCCACCTGACAGAACACAGGCTCAGGCTGAGGCACAAGCCCCAGCTCCTGAAAAACCATCACCTTCAAGGGGCTCTCCCCGCACAGGGGCTCAGCCTGGGGATGCAGCAGGGCCCCAGGAGCCCACACAAACCCTCCCCAGCAGGGCTGAGTTGgaagcccagcccaggccccaacCTACAACCGCTCACGCAGTAGAAGAACCAGGGCCCCTTCAATCCAGGGAGCCAAGGGCAGAGAACAGTCCTGAAGATCCAGGAATGGACTCCGGAGGCATTGGGCTGACCCCATCCCCAGGGGGCTGCACGGCCAGTGAGCCTTTGGCCAATCCTGATTACGCCTTCCACGTCATCTTCCTGGGAGACTCGAATGTGGGCAAAACATCCTTCCTGCACCTGCTGCACCAGAACACCTTCGCCACTGGGCTGACAGCTACTGTGG GAGTGGATTTTCGGGTCATAAACCTGCTGGTGGACAACAAGCGCTTTGTGCTGCAGCTCTGGGACACAGCTGGCCAGGAGAG GTACCACAGCATGACGCGGCAGCTGCTCCGCAAGGCTGATGGAGTGGTGCTCATGTACGACGTCACCTCCCAGGAGAGCTTTACCCATGTGCGCTACTGGCTGGACTGTCTCCAG GATGCAGTGTCTGACAGCGTGGTCATCCTTCTCTTGGGAAACAAGACAGACTGTGAGGAGGATCGGCAAGTGTCCACCAAGGCTGGGCAGCAACTGGCCCAG GAACTGGGGGTCTCCTTTGGAGAGTGCAGCGCTGCCCTGGGTCACAACATCCTGGAGCCTGTGGTGAACCTGGCCCG